From Mycteria americana isolate JAX WOST 10 ecotype Jacksonville Zoo and Gardens chromosome 4, USCA_MyAme_1.0, whole genome shotgun sequence, one genomic window encodes:
- the NAT8L gene encoding N-acetylaspartate synthetase isoform X2, whose product MHCLSPKMVCETKIVAEDHESIPGSKKDTIIVSSSQMWPSLAGSPSSPPPPLSSPKEDPRRDNVYIREFHPSEQEVVRRIFYEGIMERIPNTAFRGLKQQPLTQLLYGLLAVICFVVTKSFLLTCCLPIFLMGMRYYFSRKVILHYLDCALHTDMSDIEQYYMKPPGKSCTEPLKSARGGCTHVSRRTWGEAPASGSPSWTATWWGSWRRGATRRTTQWSCAACPSTPTTAAKGSPRPWAAKCWSLPCSTTTPPSCWEPRP is encoded by the exons ATGCATTGTCTGTCTCCCAAGATGGTTTGTGAGACCAAGATTGTGGCGGAAGATCATGAATCAATCCCGGGATCCAAAAAAGACACGATCATTGTTTCTTCCTCCCAGATGTGGCCCTCTTTGGCgggctccccttcctcccccccgcctcccctcagcTCCCCAAAAGAGGACCCCCGGCGCGATAATGTCTATATCCGCGAATTCCACCCCTCCGAGCAGGAGGTGGTCCGCCGCATATTTTACGAGGGTATCATGGAGCGGATCCCCAACACGGCGTTCCGGGGGCTGAAGCAGCAGCCCCTCACTCAGCTGCTCTACGGGCTGCTGGCGG TAATATGCTTTGTTGTGACCAAGTCCTTCCTGCTGACCTGCTGTTTGCCCATCTTTCTGATGGGCATGAGGTACTACTTCAGTAGAAAAGTTATCCTCCACTATCTCGATTGTGCGCTGCATACGGACATGTCCGATATTGAGCAATATTACATGAAACCGCCAG GCAAGTCCTGCACTGAGCCCCTGAAGTCCGCAAGAGGAGGATGCACTCACGTATCCAGACGTACATGGGGGGAG GCTCCTGCTTCTGGGTCGCCGTCCTGGACGGCAACGTGGTGGGGATCGTGGCGGCGCGGGGCAACGAGGAGGACAACACAGTGGAGCTGCGCCGCATGTCCGTCGACTCCAACTACCGCGGCAAAGGGATCGCCAAGGCCCTGGGCCGCAAAGTGCTGGAGTTTGCCATGCTCAACAACTACTCCTCCGTCGTGCTGGGAACCACGGCCGTGA
- the NAT8L gene encoding N-acetylaspartate synthetase isoform X1 has product MHCLSPKMVCETKIVAEDHESIPGSKKDTIIVSSSQMWPSLAGSPSSPPPPLSSPKEDPRRDNVYIREFHPSEQEVVRRIFYEGIMERIPNTAFRGLKQQPLTQLLYGLLAVICFVVTKSFLLTCCLPIFLMGMRYYFSRKVILHYLDCALHTDMSDIEQYYMKPPGSCFWVAVLDGNVVGIVAARGNEEDNTVELRRMSVDSNYRGKGIAKALGRKVLEFAMLNNYSSVVLGTTAVKMAAHKLYESLGFKHVGVVEHYALPGMTRSLLERMFFQLRYHRYRLQLREE; this is encoded by the exons ATGCATTGTCTGTCTCCCAAGATGGTTTGTGAGACCAAGATTGTGGCGGAAGATCATGAATCAATCCCGGGATCCAAAAAAGACACGATCATTGTTTCTTCCTCCCAGATGTGGCCCTCTTTGGCgggctccccttcctcccccccgcctcccctcagcTCCCCAAAAGAGGACCCCCGGCGCGATAATGTCTATATCCGCGAATTCCACCCCTCCGAGCAGGAGGTGGTCCGCCGCATATTTTACGAGGGTATCATGGAGCGGATCCCCAACACGGCGTTCCGGGGGCTGAAGCAGCAGCCCCTCACTCAGCTGCTCTACGGGCTGCTGGCGG TAATATGCTTTGTTGTGACCAAGTCCTTCCTGCTGACCTGCTGTTTGCCCATCTTTCTGATGGGCATGAGGTACTACTTCAGTAGAAAAGTTATCCTCCACTATCTCGATTGTGCGCTGCATACGGACATGTCCGATATTGAGCAATATTACATGAAACCGCCAG GCTCCTGCTTCTGGGTCGCCGTCCTGGACGGCAACGTGGTGGGGATCGTGGCGGCGCGGGGCAACGAGGAGGACAACACAGTGGAGCTGCGCCGCATGTCCGTCGACTCCAACTACCGCGGCAAAGGGATCGCCAAGGCCCTGGGCCGCAAAGTGCTGGAGTTTGCCATGCTCAACAACTACTCCTCCGTCGTGCTGGGAACCACGGCCGTGAAGATGGCAGCCCACAAGCTCTACGAGTCCTTGGGGTTCAAGCACGTGGGTGTCGTCGAACATTACGCCCTGCCAGGGATGACACGCTCCTTACTGGAGAGAATGTTTTTCCAGCTCCGCTACCACCGCTACCGCCTGCAGCTGcgggaagaataa